Proteins encoded in a region of the Anopheles aquasalis chromosome 2, idAnoAquaMG_Q_19, whole genome shotgun sequence genome:
- the LOC126570969 gene encoding uridine diphosphate glucose pyrophosphatase NUDT14-like: protein MFFNFVIFQGFRCPTKSCAPPFRICLATIMNNITDIHYGPLPADSPYVKPFRFHYTQNGKQKSWDLLKVHDSVSIVIFNVTRRKLVFVKQFRPAVYHGIISGDGVEPGSIDMNKYPPEIAVTMELCAGIIDKPISIAEIAREEILEECGYDVPVDRIEQIIRYRSGVGTSGAEQTLFYTEVTDADKVSSAGGGVDDEIIDVVEYGIEEARQLTAKGTVITSPPSFLFGLMWFLANRAPKDA, encoded by the exons atgtttttcaattttgttatttttcaaGGTTTTCGTTGCCCCACAAAAAGCTGTGCACCGCCGTTCCGGATCTGCCTGGCCACGATAATGAATAATATCACCGACATCCACTACGGACCGCTGCCGGCCGATTCTCCGTACGTGAAACCATTCCGCTTCCACTATACACAGAATGGGAAGCAAAAATCGTGGGATCTGCTGAAGGTGCACGACTCCGTATCCATCGTTATCTTCAACGTGACGCGCCGGAAGTTGGTGTTTGTGAAACAATTCCGTCCGG CCGTCTACCATGGGATCATCAGCGGGGACGGTGTGGAACCGGGCAGCATCGATATGAACAAGTATCCACCGGAAATCGCCGTAACGATGGAATTGTGTGCCGGAATCATCGACAAACCGATATCGATTGCGGAGATAGCGCGCGAGGAAATACTGGAAGAGTGCGGTTACGATGTGCCGGTTGACCGGATCGAGCAAATCATCCGCTACCGGTCCGGTGTCGGTACTTCGGGCGCAGAGCAAACGCTGTTCTACACCGAGGTGACGGACGCGGACAAAGTTTCGTCAGCCGGTGGTGGGGTGGATGATGAGATCATTGACGTGGTTGAGTACGGCATCGAAGAGGCACGCCAGCTGACCGCGAAGGGCACCGTCATCACCAGTCCACCATCGTTCCTGTTCGGGCTCATGTGGTTCCTGGCTAATCGTGCGCCGAAGGATGCCTAA